The following proteins are co-located in the Flammeovirga kamogawensis genome:
- the serA gene encoding phosphoglycerate dehydrogenase encodes MADKRFFVIDFDSTFTKVEALDILSDILYEGTDKKVEVGEKIKDLTDQAMAGELSFREALEQRLALLDATKKDVEQLSGELKLLVSESVKRNRSFFTKETDNVLIVSSGFKDFITPVVKDFGIKEENIYANTFTYNDKDQVTGFDASNPLSEHKGKVKLMKELALEGDVFVIGDGYTDYEIREAGLAKTFFAFTENIKREKVLAKADVEANSFEEILHSIKHPMATSFPKSKIKVLLLENVHQDAKLKLEQEGYQVELLGGALDEDELCEKIKGVHILGIRSKTMLTRKVVEAADRLMLVGAFCIGTNQIDLKACTDHGVSVFNAPFSNTRSVVEMAIGEIILLMRQIPKRMRQMDRKEWSKSANGSFEIRGKKLGIIGYGNIGSQLSILAEMLGMDVYYYDVVEKLALGNATKLSSLDELLATCDVVSLHVDGRASNKNYFTAEHINKMKKGAILVNLARGPVVELDALQIALENGHLSGAAIDVFPVEPKNNNDTFDAPLSNIDNLILTPHIGGSTLEAQENIADFVPGKMIEYVNTGSSFNSVNFPNVQLPRLENGHRLLHIHKNKSGILAQMNNVFAKHGCNILGQYLKTNEEIGYVITDIDQSYQPELLEDMKAIEDTIKFRILY; translated from the coding sequence ATGGCAGACAAGAGATTTTTTGTAATTGATTTTGATAGTACTTTTACTAAAGTTGAAGCATTAGATATTTTAAGTGATATCTTATATGAGGGGACTGATAAAAAGGTAGAAGTAGGTGAGAAAATCAAAGATCTAACAGATCAAGCAATGGCTGGAGAGCTGTCTTTTAGAGAGGCTTTGGAACAGCGTTTAGCATTATTAGATGCTACAAAAAAAGATGTTGAACAATTATCAGGTGAACTTAAACTTCTTGTTTCTGAATCAGTAAAAAGAAACAGATCTTTTTTCACTAAAGAAACAGATAATGTTTTAATTGTGTCGAGTGGATTTAAAGATTTTATTACTCCGGTAGTTAAAGATTTTGGCATTAAAGAAGAAAATATTTATGCCAATACATTCACTTACAACGATAAAGATCAAGTTACTGGATTTGATGCATCGAACCCACTTTCCGAACATAAAGGGAAAGTAAAACTGATGAAAGAATTAGCTTTAGAAGGCGATGTTTTTGTTATCGGTGACGGGTATACAGACTACGAAATTAGAGAGGCAGGATTGGCGAAAACTTTCTTTGCTTTTACAGAAAATATAAAAAGAGAAAAGGTGTTGGCTAAAGCAGATGTGGAGGCTAATAGCTTTGAAGAAATACTACATTCAATTAAACATCCTATGGCAACTTCATTTCCAAAAAGTAAGATCAAGGTATTGCTCTTAGAAAATGTACATCAAGATGCAAAGTTAAAGTTAGAGCAAGAGGGTTACCAAGTTGAATTACTTGGAGGAGCTCTTGATGAAGACGAACTTTGTGAGAAGATAAAAGGTGTTCACATTCTTGGTATTCGTTCTAAAACGATGTTAACAAGAAAAGTTGTAGAAGCTGCTGATCGTTTAATGCTTGTAGGGGCATTTTGTATTGGTACAAATCAAATTGATTTAAAAGCATGTACAGATCACGGTGTGTCAGTATTTAATGCACCTTTTAGTAATACACGTTCTGTTGTGGAAATGGCAATTGGTGAGATCATCTTGTTGATGCGTCAAATCCCAAAAAGAATGCGTCAGATGGATAGAAAGGAGTGGAGTAAATCTGCAAATGGAAGTTTTGAAATTAGAGGAAAAAAACTAGGTATTATTGGTTATGGTAATATCGGATCGCAATTATCTATTCTTGCAGAAATGTTAGGAATGGATGTGTATTACTATGATGTTGTTGAAAAATTGGCACTTGGTAATGCAACAAAACTTTCTTCTTTAGATGAACTGTTAGCTACTTGTGATGTTGTTTCTTTACATGTTGATGGAAGAGCTAGTAATAAGAACTATTTTACTGCTGAACATATCAACAAAATGAAGAAAGGGGCAATTTTAGTCAATTTAGCTCGTGGACCTGTTGTTGAGTTGGATGCTTTACAAATAGCCTTAGAAAATGGGCACCTATCAGGAGCTGCAATTGATGTATTCCCTGTTGAGCCAAAAAATAATAATGATACTTTTGATGCTCCATTGAGTAATATAGATAACTTGATATTAACACCTCATATTGGTGGGTCAACTCTTGAAGCTCAAGAAAATATTGCTGATTTTGTTCCTGGTAAAATGATTGAATATGTAAATACAGGAAGTTCATTTAATAGTGTAAACTTCCCGAATGTTCAATTGCCAAGGTTAGAAAATGGACATAGATTATTACATATCCATAAAAATAAATCAGGTATTTTAGCACAAATGAACAATGTGTTTGCAAAACATGGTTGTAATATCTTAGGTCAATATTTAAAAACGAATGAAGAAATTGGCTATGTGATAACGGATATCGATCAATCATATCAGCCAGAATTATTAGAAGATATGAAAGCAATTGAGGATACAATTAAATTCAGAATTCTATATTAA
- a CDS encoding DUF2147 domain-containing protein, with translation MSDNQIHQIEGVWLTGLKDAHVEISIDDNGKAQGSIVWMERDKEEDGGPRIDKLNPDASLRERFLDGMIMLSDFDYKGKGQWEDGSVYDPDSGKTYSGSIQNSGPNVLKMRGYVGIKLFGRTELWTRVS, from the coding sequence ATGAGCGATAATCAAATACACCAAATAGAAGGAGTCTGGTTAACTGGCTTAAAAGACGCCCATGTTGAAATATCAATTGATGATAATGGAAAAGCACAAGGATCTATTGTGTGGATGGAAAGAGATAAAGAAGAGGATGGAGGTCCGAGAATTGATAAATTAAACCCTGACGCTAGTTTAAGAGAGCGTTTTCTTGATGGAATGATAATGCTTTCAGACTTTGATTATAAAGGGAAGGGGCAATGGGAAGATGGGTCTGTTTATGATCCTGACTCAGGAAAAACATATAGCGGAAGTATTCAAAATAGTGGTCCAAATGTTCTAAAAATGAGAGGGTACGTAGGTATTAAACTCTTTGGAAGAACAGAATTGTGGACTAGAGTAAGTTAA
- a CDS encoding acyl-CoA-binding protein, translating to MASEAFKDAQERVNQLPAKPSNDHLLQLYALFKQASVGDVNTERPGGFDFKGNAKWDAWKKIEGTSTSDAEAQYVALVNELEG from the coding sequence ATGGCTTCAGAAGCATTTAAAGACGCACAAGAACGAGTAAATCAATTACCAGCGAAACCATCAAATGATCACCTTTTACAACTGTATGCTTTATTTAAGCAGGCTTCAGTTGGAGATGTTAATACAGAACGTCCCGGCGGTTTTGATTTCAAAGGAAATGCAAAATGGGATGCATGGAAAAAAATAGAAGGTACTTCTACTTCTGATGCAGAAGCACAATATGTAGCTCTAGTCAATGAGTTGGAAGGATAG
- the rfaE2 gene encoding D-glycero-beta-D-manno-heptose 1-phosphate adenylyltransferase, which translates to MSSRASKDKILTLENAVNQRALWKENGEKVVFTNGCFDIVHLGHVDYLEQARNQGSKLILGLNTDASVKRLKGNERPINNEYARARLLAAFEFIDMVILFEDDTPLDLINSLLPDILVKGADYTVENIVGAKEVMNNGGKVETITLVEGFSTSSIIEKIRKFGL; encoded by the coding sequence ATGAGTAGTAGAGCATCAAAAGACAAAATCCTTACTCTTGAAAATGCTGTGAATCAAAGAGCACTTTGGAAAGAGAATGGCGAAAAAGTTGTGTTTACAAATGGCTGTTTTGACATTGTACATCTTGGTCATGTTGATTACCTTGAACAAGCAAGAAACCAAGGCTCAAAATTGATTCTTGGATTAAACACTGATGCTTCTGTAAAAAGATTAAAAGGTAACGAAAGACCAATCAACAATGAATATGCAAGAGCTAGATTATTAGCTGCATTTGAATTTATTGATATGGTTATACTTTTTGAGGACGATACGCCTCTAGATTTAATCAATTCACTTCTACCTGATATTCTTGTAAAAGGTGCTGACTATACTGTGGAAAATATAGTTGGTGCAAAAGAAGTTATGAATAATGGTGGAAAAGTAGAAACTATCACACTTGTTGAAGGATTTTCTACTTCTTCAATTATAGAAAAAATAAGAAAGTTTGGCTTATAA
- a CDS encoding lysylphosphatidylglycerol synthase transmembrane domain-containing protein yields the protein MNLKDILKYLFSFILAGGLLWYVLKEQNLKEVLTSFDTIDWKIVLLSMAISLMSHYARGLRWGLMLKPLNYKTSGPNLFMATMSGYAGNLIIPRFGEFFRCGILQKLSKIPAKTSFGAVVAERAMDLIVFITLFLIAFLSQFDKLKGMILPHFNQQSNSLINKIPYVIIGAIIIIAIGLFLFRIRKRLLQTALIRKVLMLLQGIIEGMTSVFKLKRKEFGLYFLYTFIIWLTYFYMGYVLFWTLQGTENLSPVVGFVLMMMGGLGMVLPTPGGTGSYHFFASHTLMAYGVSNADAIAYAILMHTSQTISVIIVGGLSILIANLKKSENSTIEGNE from the coding sequence ATGAATTTAAAAGACATTCTAAAATATCTTTTTTCTTTTATACTTGCCGGTGGTCTACTTTGGTATGTATTAAAAGAACAAAACCTTAAAGAAGTATTAACCTCTTTTGATACCATTGATTGGAAAATAGTTCTTTTATCAATGGCTATTTCATTAATGAGTCATTACGCTAGAGGATTACGATGGGGATTAATGCTAAAGCCTTTAAATTATAAGACTTCAGGTCCTAATTTATTTATGGCTACAATGTCTGGCTATGCTGGGAACCTAATTATTCCACGTTTTGGAGAGTTTTTCAGATGTGGTATCTTGCAAAAACTCTCAAAAATCCCTGCCAAAACTTCTTTTGGTGCTGTTGTAGCAGAAAGAGCTATGGATTTAATAGTATTTATTACTTTATTTTTAATTGCCTTTCTTAGTCAATTCGACAAGCTAAAAGGGATGATTTTACCTCATTTCAATCAGCAATCAAATTCATTAATTAATAAAATCCCATATGTGATTATTGGAGCAATCATAATAATTGCAATTGGTTTATTTCTTTTTAGAATTAGAAAGCGACTCCTACAGACAGCATTAATTAGAAAAGTACTAATGTTACTTCAGGGTATTATTGAAGGCATGACAAGTGTTTTTAAACTTAAAAGAAAAGAGTTTGGCTTGTACTTTCTGTATACCTTTATTATTTGGTTAACATATTTCTATATGGGATATGTCTTATTTTGGACACTACAAGGAACTGAGAATCTATCTCCTGTTGTTGGTTTTGTCCTGATGATGATGGGCGGACTTGGAATGGTACTCCCTACTCCTGGTGGTACAGGTTCTTATCATTTCTTTGCCTCTCATACATTAATGGCGTACGGCGTGAGTAATGCAGATGCAATAGCTTACGCAATCTTAATGCACACATCACAAACTATATCGGTTATCATTGTAGGTGGATTAAGTATCTTGATTGCAAACTTAAAAAAATCAGAAAATTCAACAATAGAAGGTAATGAGTAG
- the panD gene encoding aspartate 1-decarboxylase, with amino-acid sequence MFIEVLKSKIHRVKVTQAELNYVGSITVDEDLMEAANIIEGEKVQIVNNNNGERFETYVIKGERNSGIICLNGAAARRVQVGDILIIISYAYMKQKKAINYSPKLVFPNDDNKLED; translated from the coding sequence ATGTTTATAGAAGTTTTAAAATCAAAGATCCACCGTGTCAAAGTTACACAAGCAGAATTAAATTATGTTGGCAGTATTACTGTTGATGAAGATCTAATGGAAGCTGCAAATATCATTGAAGGTGAGAAAGTGCAAATTGTTAATAATAATAACGGTGAGCGTTTTGAAACTTATGTGATAAAAGGAGAAAGAAATAGTGGCATTATCTGTTTAAATGGTGCTGCAGCTCGTAGAGTTCAGGTAGGAGATATTTTAATTATTATTTCATATGCATATATGAAACAGAAAAAAGCAATTAACTACTCCCCTAAGCTTGTCTTTCCCAATGATGACAATAAATTAGAAGACTAA
- the hisF gene encoding imidazole glycerol phosphate synthase subunit HisF, which produces MLTKRIIPCLDIKDGKTVKGVNFVELRDAGDPVELAKIYSNEGADELVFLDITATVEKRKTLIELVEKVAAQINIPFTVGGGISSVEDVSALLNAGADKVSINSSAVKRPELINELSDEFGSQCIVVAVDTRYVNGEHIVHVRGGRTPTELRTIQWLHECQERGAGEILLTSMDHDGTKNGFAIELTKEVSQSLNIPVIASGGAGKEEHFIDLFKQNAADAALAASIFHFKEISIPHLKQHLQDNDVEMRIL; this is translated from the coding sequence ATGCTGACAAAACGAATAATTCCTTGCTTAGACATCAAAGACGGTAAAACTGTTAAGGGTGTAAATTTTGTAGAATTAAGAGATGCAGGTGATCCTGTAGAACTCGCAAAAATATATAGTAATGAGGGTGCTGATGAATTAGTTTTTTTAGATATCACTGCGACTGTTGAAAAACGAAAAACATTAATTGAGCTAGTAGAAAAGGTTGCTGCTCAGATAAATATACCTTTTACTGTTGGTGGCGGAATTTCTAGCGTAGAAGATGTTTCAGCATTATTAAACGCGGGAGCAGACAAAGTTTCTATCAATTCATCAGCAGTTAAAAGACCCGAATTAATTAATGAACTTTCTGATGAATTTGGGAGCCAATGTATAGTTGTTGCTGTTGATACAAGATACGTAAACGGGGAACATATAGTACATGTAAGAGGTGGGCGCACACCTACTGAACTTAGAACCATTCAGTGGTTGCATGAGTGTCAAGAAAGAGGTGCAGGAGAAATACTTTTAACTTCTATGGATCATGATGGAACTAAAAATGGTTTTGCCATTGAGTTAACAAAAGAAGTTTCTCAATCATTAAACATCCCTGTTATTGCTTCTGGAGGAGCAGGAAAAGAAGAACACTTTATAGATTTGTTTAAGCAAAATGCTGCAGATGCAGCTTTAGCTGCGAGTATTTTTCACTTTAAAGAAATAAGTATACCTCATTTAAAACAGCATTTACAAGACAACGATGTTGAAATGAGAATTCTTTAG
- the carB gene encoding carbamoyl-phosphate synthase large subunit, which yields MPKKKHIKSVLIIGSGPIVIGQACEFDYSGTQASRSLREEGIEVTLINSNPATIMTDPVTADNVYLLPLEKKSIIKILEKHDIDAVLPTMGGQTALNLAIDCQEAGIWEDFGVEIIGVDIDAINTTEDRELFRQKMIELGVGVCKGRTAKSFLQGKEIAQEIGFPLVIRPSFTLGGSGGGFVNTPDEFEKALSRGLEMSPVHEVLIEQSILGWKEYELELLRDNLGNIIIICSIENFDPMGVHTGDSITVAPAQTLPDTVYQRMRDLAIKMMNGIGMFAGGCNVQFSVSPENDDIIGIEINPRVSRSSALASKATGYPIAKIAAKLAIGYNLDELKNPITGTTSAFFEPALDYVIVKIPRWNFDKFKGANHKLGLQMKAVGEVMGIGRTFQEALQKGCQSLEIKRNGLGADGKEVTDQAVILESLEHPSWDRLFHVWDAMKLGIAMKTVRKITQIDKWFLRQILDLVLLEKKIQAETIQSIDKETLLEAKQKGFGDRQIAHLLGCLESEVFNKRREEFGIKRTWKLVDTCAAEFEAKTPYFYSTFDGENESTPSKKKKVVVLGAGPNRIGQGIEFDYCCVHGVLAAKEAGYETIMINCNPETVSTDPDIADKLYFEPVFWEHIYEIILHENPVGVIVQLGGQTALKIAEKLTRFGIKILGTSYEALDLAEDRGSFSTLLKENNIPYPKFDVIETADEALEKSEELGFPLLVRPSYVLGGQKMKIVINEEELEQHVVETLRDIPGNKVLLDHYLDGAIEAEADAICDGENVYIVGIMQHIEPAGIHSGDSYAVLPPYNLGDLVIEQIREYTEKIAIALKTKGLLNIQFAIKDDKVYIIEANPRASRTVPFICKAYQEPYVNYATKVMLGDKKVTDFDFKPVKEGYAIKIPVFSFDKFPNVDKQLGPEMKSTGEAIYFIDTLKDDYFLDIYSRRNQFLSR from the coding sequence ATGCCTAAAAAGAAGCACATCAAGTCGGTACTTATCATCGGGAGTGGACCAATTGTAATTGGTCAAGCTTGCGAATTTGATTATTCAGGAACACAAGCCTCTCGTTCTCTACGTGAAGAGGGTATCGAAGTTACTCTGATCAATTCTAATCCAGCCACAATTATGACAGACCCGGTTACGGCCGACAATGTCTATCTTCTTCCGCTGGAGAAAAAATCAATTATTAAAATTCTTGAAAAGCATGATATAGATGCAGTACTACCAACTATGGGTGGTCAAACTGCATTGAATCTAGCGATTGATTGTCAAGAAGCAGGAATCTGGGAAGATTTTGGTGTTGAGATTATCGGTGTTGATATTGATGCAATCAATACAACTGAAGATAGAGAATTATTCAGACAGAAAATGATTGAGTTAGGAGTTGGCGTTTGTAAAGGACGTACAGCTAAATCTTTCTTACAAGGTAAGGAGATTGCTCAAGAAATTGGATTTCCATTAGTAATTAGACCATCATTTACATTGGGTGGTTCTGGTGGAGGATTTGTCAATACACCAGATGAATTCGAGAAAGCTCTATCAAGAGGTCTTGAAATGTCACCAGTTCATGAAGTTCTAATCGAGCAATCTATCTTAGGATGGAAAGAATACGAATTAGAATTGCTTCGTGATAATCTTGGTAATATTATTATTATCTGTTCTATCGAGAACTTCGATCCAATGGGAGTTCACACTGGAGATTCTATTACAGTAGCTCCTGCACAAACACTACCGGATACAGTATACCAAAGAATGCGTGATCTTGCTATCAAGATGATGAACGGTATTGGTATGTTTGCTGGTGGATGTAATGTTCAGTTCTCTGTTTCTCCAGAAAATGATGATATCATTGGTATAGAGATCAATCCTCGTGTATCAAGATCATCAGCTTTAGCATCTAAAGCAACAGGTTACCCAATTGCTAAAATTGCTGCAAAGCTTGCAATTGGTTACAATTTAGATGAATTGAAAAACCCAATTACAGGTACTACATCAGCGTTCTTTGAGCCTGCATTAGACTATGTAATTGTAAAGATCCCTCGTTGGAACTTTGATAAATTTAAAGGTGCTAATCATAAACTTGGTTTACAGATGAAAGCTGTAGGTGAGGTTATGGGTATTGGACGTACGTTCCAAGAAGCACTTCAAAAGGGATGTCAATCATTAGAAATTAAGCGTAATGGCTTAGGTGCTGATGGTAAAGAAGTGACAGACCAAGCTGTAATCCTAGAAAGTTTAGAGCATCCATCATGGGATAGATTATTCCACGTATGGGACGCAATGAAACTAGGTATTGCAATGAAAACTGTTCGTAAAATCACTCAAATTGATAAGTGGTTCTTACGTCAAATTCTTGATCTAGTTTTACTAGAAAAGAAAATTCAAGCAGAAACAATCCAATCTATTGACAAAGAGACGCTTTTAGAAGCGAAGCAAAAAGGTTTTGGTGATCGTCAGATTGCACACCTTTTAGGTTGTCTAGAAAGTGAAGTTTTCAATAAAAGAAGAGAAGAGTTTGGTATCAAACGTACTTGGAAACTTGTTGATACATGTGCTGCTGAGTTTGAAGCTAAAACTCCTTATTTCTACTCAACATTTGATGGAGAGAATGAGTCTACGCCTTCGAAAAAGAAAAAAGTTGTTGTTTTAGGAGCTGGTCCTAACCGTATTGGTCAAGGTATCGAATTTGATTACTGTTGTGTACATGGTGTTTTAGCTGCAAAAGAAGCAGGTTATGAAACAATCATGATCAACTGTAACCCTGAAACAGTTTCTACTGACCCTGATATTGCAGATAAGTTATACTTTGAGCCGGTATTCTGGGAACATATCTATGAGATCATCTTGCATGAGAATCCTGTAGGTGTTATTGTTCAGTTGGGTGGTCAAACAGCGCTTAAGATTGCTGAAAAGTTAACTCGTTTTGGAATCAAGATCTTAGGTACTAGTTATGAAGCACTTGATTTAGCTGAAGATAGAGGTAGTTTCTCAACTTTATTGAAAGAAAACAATATTCCTTATCCTAAATTTGATGTTATCGAAACTGCTGATGAAGCATTAGAGAAATCAGAAGAATTAGGATTCCCTCTTCTAGTAAGACCTTCATATGTATTAGGTGGTCAGAAAATGAAGATTGTAATTAATGAGGAAGAATTAGAACAACACGTTGTAGAAACGTTGCGTGATATTCCAGGAAACAAAGTACTTCTTGATCACTATTTAGATGGAGCAATTGAAGCTGAAGCAGATGCAATCTGTGATGGTGAGAATGTGTACATCGTAGGTATCATGCAGCATATTGAGCCTGCAGGTATTCACTCAGGTGATTCTTACGCTGTATTACCTCCATATAACTTAGGAGATTTAGTAATAGAGCAAATTAGAGAGTATACTGAGAAGATTGCAATTGCTTTAAAAACAAAAGGTCTTCTTAATATTCAGTTTGCAATTAAAGATGATAAAGTATATATCATTGAAGCAAACCCCCGTGCATCTCGTACTGTTCCATTTATCTGTAAAGCTTACCAAGAGCCATATGTAAATTATGCAACAAAAGTGATGCTTGGAGATAAAAAAGTAACAGACTTTGACTTTAAACCAGTTAAAGAAGGTTATGCAATTAAGATTCCTGTGTTCTCATTTGATAAATTCCCTAACGTGGATAAGCAATTAGGACCAGAGATGAAATCAACAGGTGAAGCGATTTACTTTATTGATACTTTAAAAGATGATTACTTCTTAGATATCTATTCTAGAAGAAATCAATTCTTGAGTAGATAA
- a CDS encoding deoxycytidylate deaminase produces MLNRDQEFDKAFMRCAEAIGELSRCTRLKVGAIIVKEGNIISMGYNGTPKGFDNSCENVKNVLNPKTNELEQVLITKEEVLHAEANAITKAAKSTYSTDGASIYCTDSCCFGCAKLIVQAGITSFYYKREYRDKSGLQLLEKAGVKVTQVGY; encoded by the coding sequence ATGCTAAATAGAGATCAAGAATTTGATAAGGCTTTTATGCGTTGCGCTGAAGCTATTGGAGAGCTTAGTAGATGTACGCGATTAAAGGTGGGGGCTATAATTGTTAAAGAGGGCAATATAATCTCAATGGGATATAATGGTACCCCTAAGGGATTTGATAATAGCTGTGAGAATGTGAAAAATGTTCTAAACCCTAAAACAAATGAGTTAGAACAAGTGTTGATCACTAAAGAAGAGGTGCTGCATGCAGAAGCAAATGCTATTACAAAAGCAGCAAAATCTACTTACTCTACAGATGGAGCTTCAATTTACTGCACTGATAGTTGTTGCTTTGGGTGTGCAAAACTAATTGTGCAAGCTGGCATAACATCTTTTTATTATAAAAGAGAATACCGCGACAAATCAGGTTTGCAACTTCTAGAGAAGGCAGGAGTAAAGGTGACACAAGTTGGTTATTAA
- a CDS encoding cytochrome c oxidase subunit II, protein MTTALLIATGIILIVAVLALVYRIINLVGIAKEDSNKVTFSNKINGALFPILLVVGLGLIYWSYNDASQYFLPEAASIHGKETDALFNITLGVVFAAFVVTHLLLFTFPFFFQYSEKRKADFYPHNDKLEIAWTAVPAIVMAVLVIFGWRAWADITAPASDSALQVELMGKQFAWEIRYPGKDLKLGKYDVANIDNTNSMGIDFDDVNANDDFMAREIVLPVGKEVELKIRAIDVIHSVFLPHFRVKMDAVPGMPTRFKFTPSITTSEMRTKTNNPKFNYELACTEVCGYGHFGMRRIVKIVSQAEYDEWLMKQKSWLEKNPDYMATWEAKKAEKDAVAQAR, encoded by the coding sequence ATGACAACGGCTTTGCTTATCGCCACAGGGATTATACTTATAGTAGCAGTTTTAGCGCTAGTATATCGTATAATCAACTTAGTAGGAATCGCAAAAGAAGATTCCAACAAGGTTACTTTCAGTAATAAAATCAATGGTGCATTATTCCCAATCTTATTGGTTGTTGGATTAGGGCTGATTTACTGGTCGTATAATGATGCTTCTCAATATTTCTTGCCAGAAGCAGCATCTATTCACGGTAAAGAAACTGATGCTTTGTTCAACATCACATTAGGGGTTGTTTTTGCAGCTTTTGTTGTGACTCACTTACTCTTATTTACATTCCCATTCTTTTTTCAATATTCTGAAAAGAGAAAAGCAGACTTCTATCCTCATAACGATAAATTAGAAATTGCATGGACAGCTGTTCCTGCTATTGTTATGGCTGTGTTAGTAATCTTTGGTTGGAGAGCTTGGGCAGATATTACAGCTCCTGCTTCAGATTCTGCTTTACAAGTAGAACTAATGGGTAAGCAATTTGCTTGGGAAATTCGTTACCCTGGTAAAGACCTTAAGTTAGGAAAGTACGATGTTGCAAATATCGATAATACAAACTCAATGGGTATTGATTTTGACGATGTAAATGCAAATGATGATTTCATGGCACGTGAGATTGTTTTACCTGTAGGTAAAGAAGTAGAATTGAAAATTAGAGCTATTGATGTTATACATTCAGTATTTCTTCCTCACTTTAGAGTGAAGATGGATGCTGTACCTGGTATGCCAACTCGTTTTAAGTTTACTCCATCTATTACAACTTCAGAGATGCGTACTAAAACTAACAATCCAAAATTCAATTATGAATTGGCTTGTACAGAAGTTTGTGGATACGGTCATTTTGGTATGAGAAGAATTGTGAAAATTGTTTCTCAAGCTGAATATGATGAGTGGTTAATGAAGCAAAAATCTTGGTTAGAGAAAAACCCTGATTATATGGCAACTTGGGAAGCTAAGAAAGCTGAAAAAGATGCTGTTGCTCAAGCGAGATAG